Genomic segment of Zingiber officinale cultivar Zhangliang chromosome 11B, Zo_v1.1, whole genome shotgun sequence:
CCACGTTACAGGTACTTAAACCTTTCTCACAAATATATTTGATGATTTAATGAATAAGCACTCTGTTTTTATTTGCTCAGGGCATGGCAGATGTTCCTAATCCCGCTTGTTATTTACTCGGCGTGGATTTGCCTCTTCGAACTGGCATTCTTGAGATACTTGCCTGGAAAACTCTTGTTGCTCGAGCATATCTTGAACAGCTTGTTCGCCATCGATATCGTTCTGACCTTCTTCGTTTCTTATCTCGATCCCAGATCCTATCTCTTGGTTGATGATCCAAAGAGAATTGCAGCTAGGTTAGTGAAAAGATCACggattcgaatcctggaaacagtctcttgttttactaattaattaataCCTTGTATATTGTTGAGGTCCAATTACTAGGCATTTTGCAGATACTTGTCCTCCGGGTTCATCTTGGACCTCTTGTCTACTGTTCCATTCCATGCGATCAGCTTTCTGTTTGAAAGAAATGACAATGTTAATTTTGGATTCAAGATACTGAATCTGCTCAAGCTATGGCGGCTCTGGAGGGTCAGTTCCTTGTTCTCCAGGTTTGAGAAGGATATCAAATTCAACTATTTCTGGACTCGATGCACAAAGCTAGTCTCTGTGAGTTAGCACTCCAAACTCTTCTTGTAGATCAGATTGCACGCCTTATAGTTTTTGCTGCTCAGGTGACTGTTTTCGCCGCGCATTTCGCCGGGTGCCTCAACTATCTGATCGCCGATCGGAACCCGAACCCCAGCAGAACATGGATAGCTTTGGCGATGCAGGACTTCCGATCGCAGAGCCTGTGGAGAAGATATGTTACCGCGATGTATTGGTCCATAACGACCTTAACAACCACTGGCTATGGAGATTTGCACGCGGTGAACACTGGGGAAATGCTGTTTGACGTCTTCTACATGCTGTTTGTTCTCGCTCTGACTTCGTACATCATCGGCAACATGACCAACCTCATCGTCCATTGCACCAGCAGCACTCGGAACTTCGTGCGTGTCTCATGAACTACACGGTTTACATGAAACTTTGgagattaatttaaataatctgGTAGCTGATTTTGTAACAGAGGGACACAGTGCAGAGTGCTTCGGAGTTTGCAGAGAGGAACAAGCTGCCGAAGCAAATGAAGAACCAAATTCTGTCCCACATTTGCTTCAGGTTCGAGACGGAAGAGCTGAAGCAGCAACAGATTTTGAGCAATCTCCCGGAGGGGATGCGATCCAGCATAGCCTGCAACTTGTTCTTCCCAGTCGTGCAGCGGGCTTACCTCTTCCATGGAGTTTCCTTCGACTTCCTCTCTCAACTCGTTCCCAAAATGGAGGCTGAGTTTTACCCTCCGAGGGAAGATGTTGTACTGCAAAATGAGGCTCCCACTCACCTCTACGTATTGGTATCCGGAGCAGTCGTAAGCAAAGAAAGCTTTAGTTGATTTCATTACACATTCATCGCCCATTAATTGTAAGTTGGGCTGATTGGTATTTGGCTTTGATTACAGGATTTGAGAATAAAAACTGATGGAAGTGAACAAGTAAGGGCATCTCCAATCCGCATTAAATgagatttttttatgattttaatatGTCATATCAATATTATAAAATCTTATTGAAGCATCTCTAATGGTTAAAGCTCGGAACATCTCCaatgattaaaactttaaatgAGTTCTTTTCAAGATCCTAATATGTCACATCAATATATGAAAGTTCATTGAAATATCTTCAATGGTTAAAACTCTAAATGAACTTTCTTATGATCCATGTCATAGCATATGTTGTATGGCTTCATGCATATTGTATCAAATTTGACACAAAAGAGCAGATTTGTGTTTTCACTACTGCTCTTAAATTACAAATCTCAAACCTCATCTCTATAATGGTTaaactttttatttaatttttttgattttaCAAACCTCTCATAAATTTTACATTAATGGAGATGCCCTAATTCATAGCATGTAGTTAAATGGCTCCATGCATATACATTAATTTCAATACAAAAGAACAAGGTTTGAGTTTTTATTATTGCTTTTGAACTATAAACCTCAAACCTCATATCtacagtgatttgaatttttttatttaactttttttattttaaaatctctcacAGACCTTGCATTGGAGATGGTTTGTTTGGTGCAGTTAATTTCTCCCTATTATTTTAATATGCCTAACTACCCCTTTAGCAGATTTGCGCAAGGCTCACTAGAGGAGATGTGTTTGGGGAGGGAGCAGTTCTAGGCGGCACGCCACAGCCGTATGCTGCACGCACCGTTGAGCTCTCACAGATTTTGAGGCTGAGCGGCATTACATTCTTGACAATGCTCCGAGAGAATGTGGAACTGAGTAAAGTCATAGCAAACAACCTTTTAGAGGTACCTGATTTCTAAACCCCTCTCGTCAACCTGCAAAAGTAGTTTCTCATGCTCCTTTTGCGCTCTGCAGAAACTGAAACTCGAACAAAGATCGACAAAGAGTATTGCTCAAGAAGAACGAGTTCAGAAATCTATCCGCTCAAATCTTCATGAAAAGATCAACAAAGGATATTGCTCGAACGGCGTTGTTACTTCAGCTGCTGGCAGAAAACGAGCCGTCATTCACATTGCCAGAGAACGGATTGGGAAGCTCATCAACTTACCGGATTCTTTGGAAGAGATCTTCAAAATTGCAGGCAAGAAAAGGACGACTTGAAGTGTGTAATACAGTGTTTGTTTGACTAAGCTAGGGCAGATAATAGTTCCATGTGTTTAAACTTAGTTCTGCCTGGTACAGGTGAAAAGTTTGGCTGTCTAGAGCCATCGAAGGTGATGAGCCAAGATAACGCAGAGATCGAAGACATTGATGTCATTAGAGACGGAGAGCATTTGTTTCTGCTATAGTTTTGATGAGTAACACACTGGAGGGGAGACAGATGTGATATTTGGGGATGGAAGAGGAGTATAATAATTTATAAGAGGAATATAACTAAGTTAGAAATGTATCTTTTGCTATCAATATGTTTTTAATGTCACAACTTGGCTTATATAGCCATGACAAAGGAAGTCCATAAATAATTTGGTTCTTCCTACcgtaaatatattattatattaaatacATATACTTGACAATTTAACTCATTATGCTAACTTAATTAGCCACTAGATAATTCAATCCAACTTGATTTGCTCTTCATTCCGAAGCTTGCTATATTTTTTGTGAAAGTAGGTCCTCTAAgtggtttagtgaagatatcaACATTTTATTTATTGGTCCTGCATTATTTAACGTGAACATTATCTTCGTTCACAAGCTCCCTTAAGAAATGATATTGAATTTGAATATGCTTTGTTTTCCCATAAAGAATTGGATCCTTTGCCTCTTGATCATGCTTGAGATTCTCTAAATTTCCATGCAACCAATGTAAATGGCATCATGCAAAAGAAGCAACAATGTATTATGCTTTTGTAAGAGAAAGTGTAATAGTAGATTGCTTCTTTGAACACCATGCTATAGCTTCACTTCCAAGGTCAAAAACATAACCTGATGTGCTTTTGCTATCATTGATACTTCTTGCTAAGTCACTATCAGTATAACCAATAAGATTAACTAGTATACTTGTTTATAGAAGATATCATAATCAAAAGTTCCTTTCATATATCTAAGGATTCCTTTTGCTGTCTTCCGATCATTAGAGAATGGTTTCTCTATAAACTTACTCACCAAATTTACATCATATGTAAACTTTAGCTTTGTAACAGTCAAATACATTAAGTTTCCAACCAAACTTCGAAACATAATTGGATTAACCAATTTCCTTTCACCATACTTGCTCAACTTTAATCCTACAAGACAAGGAGTTGAAATTAGATTTACATTCTCCATtcggatttttttttcaaaatttcttttacATAACTCTCTTAAGTGATGAAAATTCCATGCTGGGATCTTAGAACTTCAATTCCAAGAAAATGGTGTAACTCTTCCAAATCAATAATCTCAAATTCATTCTTCATTGAGAGTTTGAAATTATCTAATATCTTTAAATCATTACTAGTAAAAATAAGATCATCGACATAAAGACTTACAAATATAAAGCCTCCAGATGAATTGGATTTGGTGTAGAGAGTATGCTCTAATGGGAATTTTAGCAAACCATTCTTCTTAAGTAATTATTGATGCAATTATACCAAGCCCTTGGAGATGGCTTGAGCTCATACAAAGCCTTTTTCAACATGTAGACtttatcttcttctcctttttttaataaaataaggaGGTTGTTCAATATATACTTTTTCTTAAAGAAGATCATTTAGGAATgccgacttgacatccatttgaaaaTTTTTCCAATTATTTTGAGCTGTAAAAGAGATCAGTAATCGAACAATATCAAGTCTTGACACCGGAGCAAATACCTTTGtaaaatcttctcctttttgcttGTATCATTTTACTACAAGCCTTGCTTTATGCATGTTGATGGAGCAATCTGCATTCATTTTTATCTTGTATACCCATTTAACGTCAATGGATTTTTTATGTTGAGGAAGAGGAGTAAACTCCCAAGTTCCATTTTTTCACTGGCAATTATCTCCTCTTTCATGGCTTTTTTCCATACTATTTCCTTATATGCATCATCAAAGGAAATTGGTTCTTCTCCTGCAAAAAAAAGCAAAGAGTACAAATTCATCATATTCTATAGGCCCAGTTGAATCTAGGAGT
This window contains:
- the LOC122035264 gene encoding potassium channel KAT1-like, whose translation is MLHNDDGDSSNSSFSDEFSPSANLRKFIISPYNPRYRAWQMFLIPLVIYSAWICLFELAFLRYLPGKLLLLEHILNSLFAIDIVLTFFVSYLDPRSYLLVDDPKRIAARYLSSGFILDLLSTVPFHAISFLFERNDNVNFGFKILNLLKLWRLWRVSSLFSRFEKDIKFNYFWTRCTKLVSVTVFAAHFAGCLNYLIADRNPNPSRTWIALAMQDFRSQSLWRRYVTAMYWSITTLTTTGYGDLHAVNTGEMLFDVFYMLFVLALTSYIIGNMTNLIVHCTSSTRNFRDTVQSASEFAERNKLPKQMKNQILSHICFRFETEELKQQQILSNLPEGMRSSIACNLFFPVVQRAYLFHGVSFDFLSQLVPKMEAEFYPPREDVVLQNEAPTHLYVLVSGAVDLRIKTDGSEQQICARLTRGDVFGEGAVLGGTPQPYAARTVELSQILRLSGITFLTMLRENVELSKVIANNLLEKLKLEQRSTKSIAQEERVQKSIRSNLHEKINKGYCSNGVVTSAAGRKRAVIHIARERIGKLINLPDSLEEIFKIAGEKFGCLEPSKVMSQDNAEIEDIDVIRDGEHLFLL